The sequence AAGAACGACAGCTTGCCTTCGGAAAGACGGTCATCGGGACGTTCGGCTACGATTTCGCCAGGGGGCGGCAGGACCTGACCCACCATCCCTTCGAGACGCGGTTTTCCGTGGGCGACGTGCGCATCACCACCCGGATCGACGAAGGAAACTTCGCCTACGGTTTCTTCTCCACCACCCACGAGTCGGGGCACGCCCTGTACGAGCAGGGAGTGGACCCGGCACTGGAGGGAACCCTCCTGGCGGAGGGAACCAGCTCGGGAGTGCACGAGTCCCAGTCCCGCACGTGGGAGAACCTGGTCTCCCGGAGCCTGCCCTTCTGGGAACACTTCTATCCGAAGCTGCAGAAAGTCTTTCCGGACCGCCTGGAGACCGTTCCCCTGGAGACCTTCTACCGGGCCGTGAACAGGGTGGAGCCCTCCCTGATCCGCACCGAGGCCGACGAGCTGACCTACAACCTCCATGTTATGATCCGCTTCGAGCTGGAGCTGAGGATGCTGGAGGGAAGCCTGGAGGTGAAGGACCTGCCCGAAGCATGGAACGCCGCGTACCTGGAGAACCTCGGGATCGCACCGGAGGACGACGCCGACGGCTGCATGCAGGACGTCCACTGGTTCGGCGGACATATCGGCGGGGCCTTCCAGGGATACACCCTGGGGAACATCCTCTCCGCCCAATTTTTTGCTGAGGCCCGAAAGTCCCTCCCCGAAATCCATGACGACATGCGCCGGGGAAACTTTGCCGGACTCCATGGGTGGCTGAGGGAGAACATCTACCGTCACGGCAGCAAATTCACCGCCCCCGAGCTGATCGAACGGGTCACCGGCAGGGGACTGGACATCGGGCCGTA is a genomic window of Aminivibrio pyruvatiphilus containing:
- a CDS encoding carboxypeptidase M32 translates to MAGMEIKLEELKARLREVNDLNSAGAVLYWDQATYMPPGGAEARGRQMATLARIAQEKFTAPDVGRLIDDLLPYAGSLPPDSDDGCLIRAADREYRKAVRVPADFLAVFSEHSALSYQVWTEARPADDFRRVLPLLEKTLDLSRRLADFFPGYDHIADPLIDFSDYGMKAGTVRKVFGELKEQLVPLVRAAASREAADDSCLKGHFPKERQLAFGKTVIGTFGYDFARGRQDLTHHPFETRFSVGDVRITTRIDEGNFAYGFFSTTHESGHALYEQGVDPALEGTLLAEGTSSGVHESQSRTWENLVSRSLPFWEHFYPKLQKVFPDRLETVPLETFYRAVNRVEPSLIRTEADELTYNLHVMIRFELELRMLEGSLEVKDLPEAWNAAYLENLGIAPEDDADGCMQDVHWFGGHIGGAFQGYTLGNILSAQFFAEARKSLPEIHDDMRRGNFAGLHGWLRENIYRHGSKFTAPELIERVTGRGLDIGPYIRYLREKYGKLYGPGI